The following are encoded in a window of Helicobacter ganmani genomic DNA:
- a CDS encoding YeiH family protein: MVLLVSLASYYTASLPFMSKLHLSPLIIGVVLGILASPLFRQAQKTCDKAIVFSAKKLLRLGIILYGFNITLQSIVFVGFNGILLSLVVVVFILAIGYFIGVKLLKLDKEITILVSGGSAICGAAAVLALESSLKSEPYKGIIAVGTVVIFGLVGMFLYPLLYALGFIPLSLTQEGYYIGLTLHELANVVGAGGAIAQETQEIALIVKMIRVLLLVAVLLIIPYFFAESQEGGKRKLHIPWFAFWFLGVVLIHSLIALPTEIVFILRFLSGFFLVMAMSALGLQVDLKKFLEFGGKAFVLAFILFGILTFGGFFLVYYFIP; the protein is encoded by the coding sequence TTGGTACTTTTAGTGAGCTTAGCAAGCTATTACACTGCATCTTTACCCTTTATGTCAAAACTCCATTTATCGCCCTTAATCATTGGTGTTGTGCTTGGAATCCTAGCTTCTCCTCTTTTTAGGCAAGCCCAAAAGACTTGCGACAAAGCAATCGTCTTTAGTGCCAAAAAACTTCTAAGGCTTGGCATTATTCTTTATGGCTTTAATATAACACTGCAAAGTATTGTTTTTGTGGGCTTCAATGGAATCCTCTTAAGCCTTGTCGTTGTGGTTTTTATTCTTGCCATTGGTTATTTTATTGGTGTTAAACTTTTAAAACTAGACAAAGAAATCACTATTTTAGTGAGCGGGGGAAGCGCAATTTGTGGTGCGGCGGCAGTTTTAGCATTAGAATCCTCCTTAAAATCCGAACCATACAAAGGAATCATTGCCGTAGGAACGGTTGTTATTTTTGGGCTTGTAGGAATGTTCTTATATCCTCTCCTTTATGCTTTGGGATTCATTCCTCTAAGCTTAACGCAGGAGGGTTATTATATTGGACTAACCCTACATGAACTAGCAAATGTTGTAGGTGCTGGGGGAGCGATTGCGCAAGAAACACAAGAAATTGCCTTGATTGTAAAAATGATTCGTGTCTTATTGCTTGTTGCTGTCTTACTTATCATTCCTTATTTCTTTGCAGAAAGCCAAGAGGGAGGCAAAAGAAAATTACACATTCCTTGGTTTGCATTTTGGTTCTTGGGAGTCGTCCTTATACATTCGCTAATAGCCTTACCGACTGAAATTGTTTTTATCTTAAGATTTCTTTCGGGATTCTTTTTGGTTATGGCAATGAGCGCATTAGGACTTCAAGTAGATTTGAAAAAATTTCTTGAATTTGGTGGCAAGGCTTTTGTCTTGGCATTTATTTTGTTTGGGATTCTTACTTTTGGAGGATTCTTTCTTGTTTATTATTTTATTCCATAA
- a CDS encoding 3'-5' exonuclease, whose translation MPKQYDKIISKLQKRPLSHNEFLSLLSEVAGLFGESASELEIIKGSGIPLVFAHDKVYFRPSLTPIKSESFCIIDIETNGHNPLIHRPIEIGAIKFHNGKIIETFESLIFCEEIPEYITKITGINAQMLSNAPKITKVLESFKLFLGDSIFVAHNVNFDYNFLSQSLAHYGFGYLYNTKLCTIELAKKTLQAPRYSLGFLNEFLNIHHQNLHRAFQDTKTTLEVFKICLQNIPTNLYTSKDLLEFIKT comes from the coding sequence ATGCCAAAACAATACGATAAAATTATTTCAAAACTACAAAAACGTCCTTTAAGCCACAATGAATTTTTATCACTACTTTCTGAAGTAGCAGGTTTGTTTGGAGAAAGTGCAAGCGAGCTTGAAATTATCAAAGGAAGTGGAATCCCGCTTGTATTTGCGCACGACAAAGTCTATTTTCGCCCTAGCCTAACCCCCATAAAATCAGAATCTTTTTGCATCATAGATATTGAAACAAATGGACACAATCCTTTGATTCATCGCCCCATTGAAATTGGAGCTATAAAGTTTCACAATGGAAAAATTATAGAAACTTTTGAATCGCTAATTTTTTGTGAGGAAATTCCTGAATATATCACAAAAATCACGGGCATTAATGCTCAAATGTTAAGCAATGCGCCAAAAATTACGAAAGTTTTAGAATCTTTCAAATTATTTTTAGGGGATTCTATCTTTGTCGCACATAATGTAAATTTTGATTACAATTTTCTAAGTCAATCTCTTGCCCATTATGGCTTTGGCTATCTTTATAACACTAAACTCTGCACCATTGAACTTGCCAAAAAAACCCTCCAAGCACCTCGCTATTCTTTAGGATTCTTAAATGAATTCCTCAACATTCATCATCAAAATCTTCATCGCGCATTTCAAGATACAAAAACTACATTGGAAGTCTTTAAAATTTGTTTGCAAAATATTCCTACAAATCTCTATACAAGCAAGGATTTGCTAGAATTTATCAAAACCTAA
- a CDS encoding FtsW/RodA/SpoVE family cell cycle protein, producing the protein MVDRPLFIISASLITIGIIFSYSLSSFAILYYDYGEFHFVLRQLIAGILGIMLMWGISRCNPDNFILWFGFSLFFGGIFLMFIMHFLPESLATSAGGAKRWIRLPFFSLAPVEFFKIGFIIFLAWSFARKFSLLEQKTLKEEFITFLPYVAVFLIAVYLIAILQNDLGQIVLLGATLALMMTFAGSSFKLFLYLLSGAFALFILVIITSTHRIMRIKAWWAGTQDLILSFFPQSIANSLRVENLPEPYQIQHSLNAIANGGILGEGLGNGLIKLGFLSEVHTDVILAGIAEEIGFVGLLCISLLFVALLFRILKIANRCENTMYYLFCSGVAVLLGFSFLINAFGISGLIPIKGIAVPFLSYGGSSILATSIMIGMVLSISKKAKMS; encoded by the coding sequence ATGGTTGATCGCCCATTATTTATTATTAGCGCAAGCCTCATTACGATTGGCATTATTTTTTCTTATTCTCTCTCCTCTTTTGCGATTCTATATTATGATTATGGAGAATTTCACTTTGTTTTGCGCCAGCTGATTGCCGGAATTCTTGGCATTATGTTAATGTGGGGAATCTCTCGTTGCAATCCTGATAATTTTATCCTGTGGTTTGGCTTTTCTTTATTTTTTGGCGGAATCTTTTTAATGTTTATTATGCATTTTTTACCTGAAAGTCTTGCAACAAGTGCCGGAGGAGCAAAGCGTTGGATTCGCTTGCCTTTCTTTTCTCTTGCGCCCGTAGAATTTTTTAAGATTGGATTTATTATTTTTTTAGCTTGGAGTTTCGCACGCAAATTCTCTTTATTGGAGCAAAAAACTCTAAAAGAGGAATTTATCACTTTCTTGCCTTATGTGGCAGTCTTTTTGATTGCAGTCTATTTAATTGCGATTTTGCAAAATGACTTGGGACAAATCGTGCTTTTAGGCGCAACTTTAGCCCTAATGATGACTTTTGCAGGCTCGTCTTTTAAGTTATTTCTTTATCTTTTAAGCGGAGCATTTGCACTTTTTATTCTTGTAATTATCACAAGCACACATCGTATTATGCGCATTAAAGCTTGGTGGGCTGGGACACAAGACTTAATCCTTTCCTTTTTCCCTCAATCCATTGCAAATTCCTTACGCGTTGAGAATCTACCTGAACCCTATCAGATTCAACATTCCCTTAACGCAATTGCAAATGGAGGAATCTTGGGCGAAGGCTTAGGAAATGGCTTAATTAAACTAGGATTCTTAAGTGAAGTGCATACCGATGTAATTCTAGCTGGAATTGCAGAAGAAATTGGTTTTGTGGGGTTGCTTTGCATTAGCTTGCTTTTTGTTGCACTTCTCTTTCGGATTCTTAAAATCGCGAATCGTTGCGAAAATACAATGTATTATTTATTTTGTTCTGGAGTCGCAGTTCTTTTAGGATTCTCCTTTTTAATCAATGCCTTTGGAATCTCTGGATTAATTCCTATTAAAGGAATTGCTGTTCCTTTTTTAAGCTATGGCGGAAGTTCAATTTTGGCTACAAGCATTATGATAGGTATGGTTCTTTCTATCAGCAAAAAAGCCAAAATGTCCTAA
- the glyQ gene encoding glycine--tRNA ligase subunit alpha, with protein MLYFSDLLLKLQQFWREQNCLIIQPYDIPAGAGTFHPATMLRSLDSKPWSVAYVAPSRRPTDGRYGENPNRLGSYYQFQVLIKPSPNNIQELYLKSLEYLGLNLKNHDVRFVEDNWESPTLGAWGLGWEVWLDGMEVTQFTYFQQVGGIPCDPVAVEITYGTERLAMYLQGIENVFEIAWNENYTYADVHLEGEYEFSKYNFEVADTAMLFEFFAKMQQEGSRALEAGLPLPAYDCAMLASHLFNVLDARKAISATERQNYILKIRELSKSCATLYKEQESLRQERLKLAKQKSNETA; from the coding sequence ATGCTATATTTCTCTGATTTACTTTTAAAATTACAACAATTTTGGCGCGAACAAAATTGCCTCATTATCCAACCTTATGATATTCCCGCAGGTGCAGGCACTTTTCACCCAGCTACTATGCTTAGAAGTTTGGATTCTAAACCTTGGAGTGTAGCTTATGTTGCACCTTCTCGTCGTCCTACAGATGGACGCTATGGAGAGAATCCTAATCGCCTAGGCAGTTATTATCAATTTCAAGTGCTCATCAAGCCAAGCCCAAACAACATTCAAGAATTATATTTAAAAAGCTTAGAATATTTAGGCTTGAATCTCAAAAACCACGATGTGCGATTCGTAGAAGATAATTGGGAATCTCCAACGCTTGGGGCTTGGGGCTTAGGTTGGGAAGTTTGGCTAGATGGTATGGAAGTAACACAATTTACTTATTTTCAACAAGTTGGAGGGATTCCTTGCGACCCTGTGGCTGTTGAAATCACCTATGGAACAGAGAGATTGGCAATGTATCTACAAGGCATAGAAAATGTCTTTGAAATTGCTTGGAATGAAAATTATACCTATGCAGATGTGCATTTAGAGGGTGAATATGAATTTTCAAAATACAATTTTGAAGTCGCAGATACCGCAATGCTCTTTGAATTTTTTGCCAAAATGCAACAAGAGGGAAGCCGTGCGTTAGAAGCGGGATTACCTCTGCCTGCTTATGATTGCGCTATGCTTGCAAGCCATTTATTCAATGTATTAGACGCACGCAAAGCAATTTCTGCAACAGAGAGGCAAAATTATATTTTAAAAATCCGCGAACTCTCTAAATCTTGCGCAACTCTCTATAAAGAGCAAGAATCCTTGCGTCAAGAGCGTCTCAAACTTGCAAAGCAAAAATCCAATGAAACAGCATAA
- the waaA gene encoding lipid IV(A) 3-deoxy-D-manno-octulosonic acid transferase, producing the protein MKCFIGIYYFMLCIAHFCAIPFLYFLSFKPKYRFSLKKRFFIPDSLFPDAMGFKIHWLHACSFGEVKSLQVIIKSLSKQLSNSEKILLTTTTQTGFYLACKLYPQCLVRYLPFETLIPFWLHKITLASLTLVEADLWLMPLVCAKSKGAQTFLINARISQHSFPSYQKFRFFYRRLFSLIHQIFCQTRLDKERLETLGAKNINVLGNLKLAEIPQVTTHYSCPKQPLWVIASTHHKHNQSEEVLILEAILEAFFKKEGFIHYTESTPHFLFAPRHPERCLEVERQLNQILDSYALPHLTKTSELGIQEALNTPFILLDSLGELHNLYAVAQGVILGGSFLKSIGGHNPIEPAFFQTKLISGPYIFNQKALFASLQNYTLCKIQSLSKVLQKHEILKSAKITKKFNSSSIIQAILSTKDS; encoded by the coding sequence ATGAAATGTTTTATCGGCATTTATTATTTTATGCTGTGTATTGCGCATTTTTGTGCTATACCTTTTTTATATTTTTTAAGCTTTAAACCAAAATATCGCTTTTCTCTTAAAAAACGTTTTTTTATTCCAGATTCTTTGTTTCCAGACGCAATGGGATTCAAAATCCATTGGCTGCACGCCTGTTCGTTTGGAGAAGTCAAATCTCTACAAGTCATCATAAAATCTCTTAGCAAACAACTTTCAAATAGCGAAAAAATTTTGCTCACTACGACGACACAAACAGGCTTTTATTTGGCATGCAAACTTTATCCGCAATGCCTTGTGCGTTATTTGCCTTTTGAGACTCTGATTCCCTTTTGGCTACACAAAATCACCCTTGCAAGTTTAACTTTAGTAGAAGCGGATCTTTGGCTAATGCCCTTAGTATGCGCAAAATCAAAAGGAGCGCAAACTTTTTTGATTAATGCAAGAATTTCTCAACATTCCTTTCCAAGCTATCAAAAATTCCGATTCTTTTATCGCAGACTCTTTAGCCTCATTCATCAAATATTTTGCCAAACGCGTTTGGATAAAGAACGACTTGAAACATTAGGAGCTAAAAATATTAATGTTTTAGGGAATCTAAAGTTAGCTGAGATTCCACAGGTTACCACCCATTATTCTTGCCCCAAACAACCTTTATGGGTTATTGCTAGCACGCATCACAAGCACAATCAAAGTGAAGAAGTTTTGATTTTAGAAGCGATTTTGGAAGCTTTTTTCAAAAAAGAGGGTTTTATCCATTATACAGAATCCACTCCGCATTTTTTGTTTGCTCCCCGCCACCCAGAAAGGTGTTTGGAGGTAGAAAGGCAGTTAAATCAAATTTTGGATTCCTATGCTTTACCTCATCTCACTAAAACTTCAGAATTAGGGATACAAGAAGCTCTCAACACCCCCTTTATCCTATTGGATTCTTTAGGAGAACTCCATAATCTTTATGCGGTTGCGCAGGGGGTTATCTTAGGAGGAAGTTTTTTAAAAAGTATTGGGGGGCACAATCCAATAGAGCCTGCCTTTTTTCAAACCAAACTGATTAGCGGACCTTATATTTTTAACCAAAAAGCCCTATTTGCAAGCCTTCAAAACTATACTTTATGCAAGATTCAAAGCCTCTCCAAAGTTTTGCAAAAACACGAAATCCTAAAATCTGCAAAGATTACCAAGAAATTCAATTCCTCAAGCATTATTCAAGCCATTTTATCCACAAAGGATTCCTAG
- a CDS encoding Nif3-like dinuclear metal center hexameric protein, which translates to MKQHNLATILNFLDTLSPFALQESWDNSGLILGTPQHNFEKIYLSLEVTESILEQMERDSLLITHHPLIFNPLKTLVFEDYPAKLLRLAILKNIQLVAMHTNFDKTHFGKYIVQEILKIQEFEQQDFVVYFQWRGTLESLCAHIKNKLSLKQLKITESQNLHCQNIALVTGSGGGFVRHLAKIDCLITGDIKYHEAMEAIMRNFHLIDCGHYELEHYFGKILLPLLTNQGYKAIILDSQNPFNFV; encoded by the coding sequence ATGAAACAGCATAATCTTGCTACCATTCTAAATTTTTTGGACACCTTAAGTCCTTTTGCCCTGCAAGAATCTTGGGATAATTCTGGATTGATTCTAGGCACACCACAACACAATTTTGAAAAAATTTATTTAAGCTTAGAAGTAACAGAATCTATATTAGAACAAATGGAGCGAGATTCTTTACTTATCACGCACCACCCATTGATTTTTAATCCACTTAAAACATTAGTTTTTGAGGATTACCCTGCTAAACTTTTACGATTAGCCATTTTAAAAAACATTCAGCTCGTTGCAATGCACACGAATTTCGATAAAACACATTTTGGCAAATATATTGTCCAAGAGATTCTAAAAATCCAAGAATTTGAACAACAAGATTTTGTTGTTTATTTTCAATGGAGAGGCACTTTGGAATCTCTTTGTGCGCATATCAAAAACAAACTTTCTCTCAAACAACTAAAAATTACAGAATCACAGAATTTGCATTGCCAAAATATTGCTCTTGTTACAGGCAGTGGTGGGGGATTCGTGCGCCATCTTGCTAAGATAGATTGTCTCATTACGGGAGACATAAAATACCACGAAGCAATGGAAGCCATTATGCGCAATTTTCATCTTATAGATTGCGGACATTATGAATTAGAGCATTATTTTGGAAAAATTTTATTGCCTCTTTTGACAAATCAAGGCTATAAAGCTATAATTTTAGATTCGCAAAATCCCTTTAATTTTGTCTAA
- a CDS encoding zinc ribbon domain-containing protein, with amino-acid sequence MNKHLSQLIEIANLDKEIDSFEPRIKEAKKELNCIEEEEESLKHEVEELESASRDISLSIAKNENHLEDLSLKLEEIANKAKLIKTEKESKALSLEEELAKEQITFANEEIARLNTLIESKKDSIDTLKEKINTLQIHQKEIAQKVEAEVEQVKEEQKKVFTQKELLVSKMDQKIISFYEKIRKWAKNTSVVPITRQACGGCFIRINDKIYSDVIRSDDIITCPHCGRILYFQEENA; translated from the coding sequence ATGAACAAGCATTTAAGTCAATTAATTGAAATTGCAAATCTTGATAAAGAAATTGATTCTTTTGAGCCTCGCATTAAAGAAGCAAAAAAAGAACTCAATTGCATTGAGGAAGAAGAAGAATCCCTTAAGCACGAAGTGGAAGAACTTGAAAGTGCTTCACGTGATATTTCACTTTCTATTGCCAAAAATGAAAATCATTTGGAAGATCTATCGCTCAAACTAGAAGAAATCGCAAACAAAGCTAAACTAATTAAAACAGAAAAAGAAAGTAAAGCCTTAAGCCTAGAAGAAGAATTAGCTAAAGAACAAATCACTTTTGCCAATGAAGAAATTGCTCGCTTAAATACATTGATAGAATCCAAAAAAGATTCTATTGATACTTTAAAAGAAAAAATCAATACTTTACAAATCCATCAGAAAGAAATTGCCCAAAAAGTAGAGGCAGAGGTTGAACAAGTTAAAGAAGAGCAGAAAAAAGTCTTTACTCAAAAAGAATTGCTTGTCAGTAAAATGGACCAAAAAATTATTTCATTCTATGAAAAAATACGCAAATGGGCAAAAAATACGAGTGTCGTGCCTATTACGCGCCAAGCGTGTGGCGGTTGTTTCATTCGCATTAATGACAAAATCTATTCTGATGTGATTCGTTCAGACGATATTATCACCTGCCCACATTGCGGTAGAATCCTTTATTTTCAAGAAGAAAACGCATAA
- a CDS encoding methylenetetrahydrofolate reductase codes for MYQTSNHSLANSPFLSTQIESFIQRLTQQDKCFTYEFSAPASFDLEPLFDALHQAQFLNKLDAFICTDSPLGKLKHSAILASFKLQNTFKIPSITTISMRDKNTLALQSDILGMNSLDLRMILALTGDPLRLGNQPQAKGVFEGNSLLLLRIIEALNQQRDINGTALSGNSKPIYPFCVLNSYANKKENLYRKMQEKIQNGAQAIFTQPIYDLNIAQELLEWCEKINAHNDTKCALVFGFFPIFSYKTALFLHHKLPGVFVPMALLEEMQKANKQNTESQVGLEKSQTLFSNLYQLHQKFHFMSANKPHLIAKIIC; via the coding sequence ATGTATCAAACTTCCAATCATTCACTCGCAAATTCTCCTTTCTTGAGTACGCAAATAGAATCTTTTATCCAAAGACTAACCCAACAAGACAAATGCTTCACTTACGAATTTTCTGCTCCTGCTAGTTTTGACCTTGAGCCACTTTTTGACGCATTACATCAAGCACAATTTCTTAATAAACTAGACGCATTTATCTGCACAGATTCTCCTTTGGGCAAACTCAAACACAGCGCAATTTTGGCAAGTTTTAAGCTCCAAAACACCTTTAAGATTCCAAGCATTACAACAATTTCTATGCGAGATAAAAACACGCTTGCTTTACAAAGCGATATTTTAGGAATGAATAGCCTTGACTTACGGATGATTCTAGCATTGACAGGAGACCCTTTGCGGCTTGGCAACCAACCGCAAGCTAAAGGAGTTTTTGAGGGAAATAGCCTCTTGCTTCTTAGAATCATTGAAGCACTCAATCAACAAAGGGATATTAATGGTACTGCGCTAAGTGGCAATTCTAAGCCCATTTACCCTTTTTGTGTCTTAAACTCCTATGCAAACAAAAAAGAGAATCTTTACCGCAAAATGCAAGAAAAAATCCAAAATGGTGCGCAAGCTATTTTTACTCAACCTATTTATGACTTAAATATCGCGCAAGAACTCTTAGAATGGTGTGAAAAAATCAATGCACACAATGATACAAAATGCGCGTTAGTCTTTGGATTCTTTCCTATTTTTTCCTACAAAACTGCTTTATTTTTACATCATAAATTACCCGGCGTATTCGTCCCTATGGCTTTGCTTGAAGAGATGCAAAAAGCAAACAAACAAAATACAGAATCGCAAGTGGGATTAGAAAAAAGCCAAACATTGTTTTCAAATCTTTATCAATTGCACCAAAAATTTCACTTTATGAGTGCAAATAAACCCCATTTGATTGCAAAAATTATTTGCTAA
- a CDS encoding pseudouridine synthase family protein, with the protein MNAQKAYKLLSLQENISNNEAKNLIDRGLVSINGKKLRIARALLAPQTKFKIQTPNKIIEIFRDSQILALEKPAFLTSEEIASSYPEWVLLHRLDKETSGILLLVKNQSAFHLKAKESFKQMQVKKHYIAIVEGIIEEECEITAPLLIKKGKFARVTIGKKGEGHKAITRIRPLEISGKKTKIAVEIQTGKTHQIRVHLAHLKHPIVGDTFYGAKPANRILLHAESIALLDYNFTCPPPKEFIFMDNV; encoded by the coding sequence ATCAATGCGCAAAAAGCTTATAAACTTTTAAGCCTACAAGAAAATATTTCTAATAACGAAGCTAAAAATCTTATTGATAGAGGACTTGTAAGCATTAATGGTAAAAAACTACGCATTGCACGCGCACTTCTTGCACCTCAAACAAAATTCAAAATTCAAACCCCCAATAAGATAATTGAAATTTTTAGAGATTCGCAAATCTTAGCCCTTGAAAAGCCTGCATTTTTAACGAGTGAGGAGATTGCTAGCTCTTATCCAGAATGGGTTTTACTCCATAGGCTAGACAAAGAAACGAGTGGCATTTTATTGCTTGTGAAAAATCAAAGCGCATTCCATTTAAAAGCAAAAGAATCTTTCAAACAAATGCAAGTCAAAAAGCATTATATCGCCATTGTGGAGGGTATCATAGAGGAAGAATGCGAAATTACAGCCCCTCTACTCATCAAAAAAGGAAAATTTGCTAGAGTTACGATTGGCAAAAAAGGCGAGGGACACAAGGCAATCACACGAATTCGTCCTCTAGAAATTTCTGGCAAAAAAACCAAAATAGCCGTGGAGATTCAAACAGGCAAAACTCATCAAATCCGTGTGCATTTAGCACATCTTAAGCATCCGATTGTAGGCGATACATTTTATGGGGCAAAACCCGCTAATCGTATCTTGCTACACGCCGAATCCATTGCGCTTTTAGACTACAATTTCACTTGCCCTCCGCCAAAAGAATTTATTTTTATGGATAATGTATAA
- the thrC gene encoding threonine synthase encodes MQTQHFIGTRGGQDLAFTFKDAVLNPNAAFGGLYTAKKLPKFDEDVIKEFSQLTYEELTQEIFHRLGLNVHKELLEEALSLYEDFDNSTTPAPLYSVHPYLNIQKLYCGPTRAFKDMALQPFGVLFGGFLRESKKETDYLILVATSGDTGPATLQSFANKPQIKVVCIYPEGGTSEVQRLQMTTINAENIKVFGIKGDFDEAQTLLKDLLKDPRFNAILKSKNIALSAANSVNFGRIAFQIIYHVYASLQIFKINHQKIHIIVPSGNFGNALGAFYAKLMGFPIERIWIASNANNVLTEFIKTGVYDISEKSLQKTYSPAMDILKSSNIERILFTLFDAQRTRELMESLEQNGKYSLTKEELAWVQTYFSATSCDDNYCLNIMKTYAQKGYILDPHTACGFKAFEEIKVKFPNTPCVLCSTAEWTKFAPTLAKALDLGDLSDKDALEQISKAYKINIPKQIFTLFNQQEVHKEVFSKEVLGEKILEWL; translated from the coding sequence GTGCAAACACAACATTTCATCGGAACACGTGGGGGACAAGACTTAGCATTTACCTTTAAAGATGCAGTTTTAAATCCTAATGCTGCATTTGGGGGGCTTTATACAGCCAAAAAATTACCAAAATTTGACGAAGATGTAATTAAAGAATTCAGTCAGCTAACTTATGAGGAATTAACACAAGAGATTTTTCATCGTTTAGGGCTTAATGTGCATAAAGAACTCTTAGAGGAAGCACTTAGCCTTTATGAAGATTTTGACAATTCTACCACTCCAGCACCCCTTTATTCTGTGCATCCTTATCTCAATATCCAAAAGCTTTATTGCGGACCTACGCGTGCCTTTAAAGATATGGCATTGCAACCATTTGGAGTTTTGTTTGGCGGTTTTTTAAGAGAATCCAAAAAAGAAACTGATTACCTTATTTTGGTAGCAACTAGTGGCGATACAGGACCTGCAACTTTGCAAAGCTTTGCCAATAAGCCGCAGATTAAAGTTGTCTGCATTTACCCAGAGGGTGGGACAAGTGAAGTGCAGCGACTACAAATGACGACTATTAATGCAGAAAACATAAAGGTTTTTGGCATTAAAGGAGATTTTGATGAGGCACAAACCTTGCTTAAAGATCTGCTTAAAGACCCAAGATTTAATGCGATTTTAAAATCCAAAAACATTGCTTTAAGTGCCGCAAATAGCGTCAATTTTGGTAGAATTGCATTTCAAATTATTTATCATGTTTATGCAAGCTTGCAAATCTTTAAAATCAATCATCAAAAAATTCATATTATCGTCCCAAGCGGTAACTTTGGTAATGCTTTGGGGGCATTTTATGCAAAACTAATGGGATTCCCAATTGAACGCATTTGGATTGCGTCTAATGCCAACAATGTTTTAACGGAGTTTATTAAAACAGGCGTTTATGACATTTCAGAAAAATCCTTGCAAAAAACCTATTCACCCGCAATGGACATTCTAAAAAGCTCCAACATTGAACGCATATTATTTACTTTATTTGACGCACAACGCACAAGAGAGCTTATGGAATCACTAGAACAAAATGGTAAATATAGCCTAACTAAAGAAGAGCTTGCGTGGGTACAAACTTACTTTAGTGCCACAAGTTGTGATGATAATTACTGCCTCAATATAATGAAAACTTACGCCCAAAAAGGCTATATCCTAGACCCGCATACGGCTTGCGGATTCAAAGCATTTGAGGAAATCAAAGTTAAATTTCCAAACACTCCTTGTGTGCTTTGCTCCACTGCAGAATGGACAAAATTTGCTCCCACATTAGCTAAAGCACTAGATTTGGGAGATTTAAGCGACAAAGACGCGTTAGAGCAAATTTCTAAAGCCTATAAAATCAATATTCCAAAACAAATCTTTACACTCTTTAATCAACAAGAAGTTCATAAGGAGGTTTTCAGTAAAGAAGTTTTAGGTGAAAAAATTCTAGAATGGCTATAA